Below is a window of Mucilaginibacter sp. PAMC 26640 DNA.
TTAAATGTTTGTTAAATACTAAAATTTAATACCGCTAAGTGTAACACATCGCCTGCTGACCGCATCTTATAGGTGTAATTTAAAATATAAAAACTCACAATATCATGAAAAAATTAAAATCAATTATGCTGGGCCTAACCTTATTGGTAGTGTGCAGCGCAGCTAAAGCAACAACCTTAAACGATAACGATAATCTTACCGCCACGCATGCTGTTAATACCTATGTAGATGCCATGACCCGCGGCAGGTTAAGCGGTCTTAACGAAGTTTTGGATTCATCGGTAAAATTCAGCATGCTGCGCGGCAAAAAACTGCTCAGTTTTAGCAAAAAAGAAATGATGGACTTTTTCAAAGCAGATAAAAATGTGGAGCAGAGTTGCACCACCAGCACCAGTATTGTTGAAAGCAATGCCGATGTAAAGTTGGTAAAAGTAGATATGAAATTTCAGGAATTCACACGCACCAATTATGTAACCTTAGCCAACACCGGCGACGGATGGAAGATCACTAATGTTTACAGTGTTTTTAAATAGTTTATTAGTTAGATAGTGTTTTAGTGTTAGGGCCCCGGAGCAATTCCGGGGCTCTATTTATTTTAAGTAGGGCTGCAATACGGCCTGCCATCTATCATAGCCGGCTTTATTAAGATGCAGCATATCAGTTTCAAACAATGAGCCGTCGGGCTGTTTAGTGGCCGGGTCTAGTATCACCGTTGCCACATCTGTGTAATGCCCTCTTTTTTTATTGGCAAGAAATGCTTTAATCCTTTTATTCGCAGTCTCTACCTCTGCGAAAAACTTTGCACGACTAGGGCTTGGTTTCACCGCCATAAAATAGATCTCGGCCTTTGGCAGTTTGTTTTCCAGCATTCCCCAAAGCTTCGTAAACTCTTCGGCGACAAATGCCCCGGATTTACCTGCCGCTATATCATTTTCACCTGCGTAAATGAATACTTTTTTTGGCCGATAAGGGAAAAGGATATATGGCGTATAGTAATCTACCAATTGCTCAAGCGTACAGCCACCAACACCACGGCGAATGATGGGCTTATCGCTAAAACGCTGCCCCAGGTCTGTCCATTTACGGATAGACGAACTGCCAATAAATAGAAATCCATTTTTGGGTGGAAACTTTATACTATCCTGGTGCTTAAACTCCCGGATCTCGTTATCAAAAGGAAAGCCGGTTTGTGCACCGGCCCTGATACCGGCACTTACCAGTACAAAAAGCAAAAACAATTTTATCTTCATAATGCTTGTGATAATCTTTCTTCAAAAAACATAAACGGCATCAAGCTGGCTACGCCATCAATTACCCAAACCGGGCCATCTATACAGTACAACAACATTTTGAAGGGACTGTTCTGGCGTTTTTCGCATTCGGCCATTACTTGCAGACATGCGCCGCAGGAGGTAACAGGTTTTAATAAGCGGAACTCATCAGTTTGAGCAGTAACCGCCATTGCCACAACTGGGTCGTCGGCATGGCTGGAGCCCCAATAAAACAGAGCAACCCGCTCGGCACAAAGCCCGGACGGGTAGGCTACGTTTTCCTGGTTGCTGGCATGTAGTATTTTACCGCTCTTCAGCAGCAATGCTGTACCTACTTTAAATTTTGAATAAGGTGAATGTGAAGTAGCCAGGGCTCCAACCGCCTCCAGACAAAGTTTTTGCTCTGTTGGGTTAAGTTCCTCAACGGAATCGTATTCTTTAAAGGCTATTTTTATTTCGTGTTCTGTCATGATTATCACCCTGCTAAAAAGAGGGGGATACAAGATAGGGGGAATATTTGTTAAAAACAAAAGAGACGCGAAGTACCGCGTCTCTAAAACAAGTTTTATTTACATCTACACCGCTACCGGCAACTCTACACTATCCAAATGCTCTGCAACCAATGGATTTACACGTTCGTCATCTTTCTCAACACGTAAATTGTTTACGATATGCTGCTGACGCGTAGGTGTGTTTTTACCCATAAAGTACTCCAGCAACGCTTTGATATTGGCATCCTTTAAAAAAACCGGATCCAGCCGGATATCTTTACCGATAAATAAGCCAAACTCGTCAGGCGAGATCTCACCCAAGCCTTTAAAGCGGGTGATCTCGGGTTTGTTACCCAGTTTGGCAATGGCGTTACGGCGCTCTTCATCGCTGTAGCAGTAAATAGTTTCTTTTTTATTGCGGACCCGGAACAGCGGTGTTTGCAAGATAGAAACATGCCCGGCCTTTACCAGATCCGGGAAGAATTGCAGAAAAAAAGTCATCAATAGCAGGCGGATGTGCATACCATCCACATCGGCATCGGTAGCTACCACAATGTTGTTATAACGAAGGTTATCTATCCCGTCTTCTATATTCAAAGCGTGCTGCAGGAGGTTAAATTCTTCGTTTTCGTAAACCACCTTTTTAGTCAGCCCAAAACAATTAAGCGGCTTACCTTTCAAACTGAATACCGCCTGTGTTTGCACATCGCGCGATTTGGTGATACTTCCGCTCGCTGAGTCCCCCTCGGTAATAAACAGCGTGGTATCCTGCTTACGCTCGTGGTTATCGTCGAAGTGAATTTTGCAATCGCGTAATTTACGGTTGTGTAAGGATGCTTTTTTAGCACGGTCGTTAGCTAATTTTTTTATCCCGGCAATATCCTTACGCTCCCTTTCGGATTGGAGGATGCGTGCTTTGAGAGAATCTGCAGTTGCGGGATTTTTGTGAAGATAATTATCCAGTTCGCGCTTTACAAAGTCGCCGATAAACGTACGCACAGACGGCCCATCCGGGCCAACGTTTTGAGAACCCAGTTTGGTTTTGGTTTGCGATTCAAACACTGGTTCCTGCACCTTTATCGCGATAGCGGCAACAATAGAAGCACGAATATCCGCAGCATCATAATCTTTATCGTAAAATTCGCGGATAGTTTTCACCACCGCCTCGCGAAAGGCTGCCTGATGCGTACCACCCTGCGTAGTATTTTGCCCGTTTACAAAAGAATAATACTCCTCACCGTAAGATTGCCCGTGGGTCATCGCGATCTCTATATCGTGCCCCTTCAAATGAATGATCGGATAACGCAGGTTTTCAGCATCGGCATTGCGCACCAGCAGGTCGTACAAACCGCGTTCTGATAAATATTTTTTACCGTTGAAGTTGAGTGTCAGCCCCGAGTTAAGGAACACATAGTTCCAGATCATATTCTCTACAAATTCCGGGATGAAGCGGTAATGCCGAAAAATAGTGTCATCGGGAATAAAGTTAATGGCGGTACCATTGCGTTGCGAGGTTTCCTTTTCTGGCTCATCACGCGTAAGCTCCCCTTTTTCAAACTCAGCTATTTTAGTACGGCCATCACGGTAGGATTGCACAGTGAAATAGTTTGACAAAGCATTAACCGCCTTGGTACCCACACCGTTTAAACCTACAGATTTTTGAAACGCTTTGCTATCATACTTCCCACCTGTGTTTATCTTAGATACGCAATCGATCACTTTACCCAAAGGAATGCCGCGACCGTAATCCCGTACGGAAACTTTATGATCGCTCATATTAACTTCGATTGTGCGGCCCGATCCCATTACAAATTCATCTATCGAATTATCAACAATCTCTTTAAGCAAAACATACACCCCATCATCATAAGCAGAACCATCGCCCAGCTTACCAATATACATACCGGGCCTTAATCGTATGTGTTCTTTCCAGTCTAGCGACCGGATACTATCGTCATCATAATTACTAGTCTCTGCCATATTTCATTCAAAAAATTTGGCGCGCAACGCACCGTGTACAAAAATAAAGTTCCCGCATTTAAATAGCGATTTAAATGTTTTAACTTATCCACATTATTATGTGTTATTTAAACTTCAGGCAATTGCTTGCCCGGTCTACATCTTTAAAGAACTCCGGCCCTTTTTCGTTCGCAAAGCAAACTGCCAATATTGTGCCGGTATGGTCCTTTTGTAAGGTAACCAACAAGGCATACTTATAGCGCTTTGTTATAGGCAAATCTAGTAGGTTCAATAAGTATGAGCGGCCCGCATTAGCTTTGTAGCGAGCACAGACATTGCGTGGAATAGTACGGGTGAAATAGCTGCTCCTGTCGCCGGTAAAGGCGATGGCATAGGCTGTTCCCATCCCCAGGTACACCGAATCGGGATTAGCCTGGGTGGTTTCCTTATTGCCAAGACTCCTTAAATAAGCCGCATAATTTTCTTTTTGCGATTTTACCTGTATCCAAATCTCAAAGTCTTTTCCAGGCAGTTCCATTGCATAATCGAAAGAAAAATCCTCGTTATCGGGGGCTGGGATTTCCTTAAAGCCTTTGGGGAATTCAAAATCAACATTGGCAACGGCTATTACAGCTTTGAAATTTTTGAGCTGTTGGCTGAGATTTTCCGTCTTGTAAACAACTACAGATTGTAGTTTTTTAACGTTACCCTGCTTCCTGCGCTGCGCAAATGCCGGCGCAATACAAAACAACAATATACCGGTAAGCAATATTTGTTTAATTTGCTTCAAAATAGTTTAATCTGGCAGGTAGTTTAAAAAATCAAAGACCGAATTTAATTGATTTAAAGTGTTAACGAAATTAAATTATAAGATAAATTTTAAATAAATGAGTATAAAGCCGCTGCTTAATCGCTTCGATCTCACCATGATAGTGATCAGCCTGGTCATCGGCATGGGCATTTTTGGCACGCCTAGCGACGTAGCTCTTAAAGCCGGCAGTGCCGGTGTATTTTTTGGCGCATGGATCTTTGGGGGACTGGTGAGCTTATGTGGCGCGCTCACTTTTGCAGAAATAGGTGCACGCTACCCCACCACTGGCGGTTTCTATAAAGTGTTTTCGTATTGCTACCACCCAGCTTTTGCATTTATGATCAATTGGGTGCTCGTGATCAGCAACGCAGCTTCTGTTGCTGCTGTTGCACTTCTCGGTGCGGAGTATATAAACCCTATAATTATGCCGCTGAGTTTTCAAAACAGCACAGGTACCAAAATCACCACCATTGCAACCGTTCTGCTTTTGTATCTGATTAACCTTTTAGGCATTAAACAAAGTGCACGTGCGCAAAACCTGCTTACAATTTTCAAGGTGGGAATGATTTTAGTTTTATGCACCGCAGTTTTTAAAAGCGACGTACAATCCACACCCAATATAGCTACCATTCCGCATAGCGGAAGTTTGGTCACTGCATTTGGCTTAAGCCTGATCGCAGTTTTCTTTACTTACACCGGTTATGCGCAAACCATTAATTTTGGCGGCGACATTGTAAACCCTAAAAAAAACATTCCAAAAGCTATTTTTATAGGTATTGGTACAGTAATTATTTTATATCTCGCCATCAATTTTGCGTATTACAGCGTGTTGGGTATCGGCGGTTTACAGCAAACACATACACTTGCGGCTAAAATGGCTGGCATTATATTCGGAGCTACCGGTTACAAGATCACTTCAATACTCATGTTTGTTTCCGTAGTGGCATTTGTTAATGTAAACATTATGCACAATCCCAGAACCTATTATGCTATGGCAGAAGATGGTATTCTCCCCCCGGTATTTGCAAAGGTAAATCCTAAAACGCAGGTACAGGAATTTGGGATGACTTTTTTTGTTGCTGCTATCCTGGTTATCTTATTTTTCGTGGGAACGTTTAGCGAAATGCTAAAATATGTGATGTTTTTTGAAACGATAGGCACTTCACTTGCAGCCATCTCTATCTTTATTCTGAGACGGAAGACCAAGGGCCTGGATACTTCAGAAATTTATACGATTAAATGGTTTCCGCTTATTCCAGCACTTTTTGTTCTATCCTATTGTTTTGTCACAATTAATATTTTTATTTCTTTTAAAGAGAATCCTTATGCGGCTCTTTGGTGCTTATTAGCTTATGCGATAGGCTTGGGTATCTACTACTTAAGCGTAAGCAAAAATGCTCAAGTTAAAACTTAAAATACTATCCAATATCTTTTTAAAATTTTTTAAGAAGATATTGGATAGTAAATTTAACTTTATTAAGTTTGTGTCGATGATGAATTTAAGATCATTATACAGCAGCGCGTTCTCATTCCTCATAAGGGATTTAAATTTTATAGTTATTGGTTGGTAATCCTCGCTTCGGTGAGGATTTTTTTTGACCCCATTTTTTTAAACAAGACAATAAATACGATATAAGAATTATGGCAAGATTAAATTTACTGGAAGAGACCCGTTACGAAAAGCTGCCGGTGAGCGTTTATGCAGACCAGAAAACTGCATCAGTGGCGGTGGCCGCAAGGATAGCTAAACTCATCCGCGATAAGCAGGCCGCTGGTCAGCACACTGTTTTGGGCCTGGCAACAGGCGTTACACCCATCGGCGTTTATGCCGAACTGATCCGTCTGCACAAAGAAGAAGGTTTGTCCTTCCGTGATGTCATCACTTTCAACCTGGATGAGTATTTTCCTATGAAGCCCGATGCTGTGCAAAGCTACGTGACCTTCATGCACGAGCATCTCTTCAACCATATCGATATTGACAAAAGCTCGGTACATATTCCTGATGGCACTTTAGCACAGGAAGATGTGGCCGCTTTTTGTTTGGATTACGAAAGACAGATCTCCGAACTCGGCGGACTGGACCTGCAATTATTAGGGATCGGCCGTACCGGCCACATCGGTTTTAATGAGCCGGGTTCTGCACCTAACTCGGGTACCCGCCTGGTTACGTTGGATGACCTTACCCGCCGCGATGCTTCCCGCGATTTTGGTGGCAAGCAGAATGTGCCAACCAAAGCCATCACCATGGGCGTGGGTACCATCTTTAAAGCACGTGAGATCATCCTGATGGCCTGGAGTGCTAAAAAGGCGCCTATTGTGGCCAAAGCCGTGGAGGGTGAGATCTCCGGGGACGTGCCCGCTACTTTTTTGCAGCTATCCGAGCATGTGGAGTTTGTACTGGATGAAGGCGCAGCCTCCGGGTTAACCCGTTTTGACACCCCATGGCTGGTGAAAGATTGTGTTTGGGATAACACCCTGATCAAAAAAGCGGTGATCTGGCTCTCGGGTACGGTGGGTAAACCGATCCTGAAGCTGACCGAAGAAGATTACAATAACCATGGCATGGCACAGCTTGCCGTAGAGCAGGGGCCGGTATACGATATCAATATCGACATATTTAACCAGATCCAGCATACCATTACCGGCTGGCCGGGTGGCAAACCCGGCGCGGATGATTCGCAGCGCCCGGAACGTGCCGAGCCTGCCCGCAAGCGTTCTATCGTGTTCTCCCCCCATCCGGACGATGACGTGATCTCCATGGGTGGTACTTTCATCCGTTTGGTTGACCAGGGGCATGATGTGCATGTGGCTTATCAAACCTCCGGCAATACCGCTGTTTGGGATGATGATGTACTGCGTTATGTTGAATTTGCTATCGATTTTAAAAACAGCGTTGGCGAGGATACCGCCGAACTGAAGAAGCTTTATGATGAAATGCGCCACTTTATTGAGAACAAGCTCCCTAACCAGATCGATACCCAGGAGATCCGTAACGTGAAAGGCTTTATCCGTAAAACGGAAGCCATCTCGGGTGCAAGGTTCTCCGGCGTGCCGGACAGCAACATCCATTTCCAGGCTTTGCCTTTTTACGAAACGGGTAAAACCAAAAAGAATGCCGTGGGTGAGGAAGATATCAAACTTACCATGGAGCTGTTACAAAAAATTAAACCCCACCAGGTTTTTGCTGCCGGTGACTTTGCCGACCCGAACGGTACGCACATCGTTTGCTTCAACGTTATCCTGGAGGCCTTAACCCGACTGAAGGAAACCGAGGACTGGGTAAAAGATTGCTGGATGTGGCTGTACCGCGGTGCGTGGCATGAGTTTGCCACCCACGAGATTGAGATGGCGGTACCGCTTTCCCCTGCCGAGGTACTGCGCAAGCGCAGCGCCATCTTCAAGCACCAAAGCCAAAAGGACCGTCCGGTTTTCCCGGGTGATGACGAGCGCGAGTTCTGGGTACGTGCCGAAGACCGTAACCGCGAAACAGCCATTTGTTATGACAAACTGGGCATGGCTGAATATGCAGCTATGGAAGCTTTTGTGAGGTACCACTACTAAGTTGAAATATTTTTAAATTAACAAGCGACAAATTGCCGCTTGTTAATTTAATTAGTCCAATAGATACTCAATTATCCGCTCCTGTGGATTAAAAGGGCCAAGTTCATTCAGCCCCATCGAATCAACCGCAATTTGTATAAGTTTATCTTCTTTTAATTCTTCCTTCAGGTTATTCTTATCAGCAAAATAGCGTCCAGCTTCAACTATTGAATGTAAAGGCATTAAGCCTATTAATTCACTGCCGGTTACCTCAACACCTATTTTCTCCGCAACATTACTCACCTGGTCAAAAACTATATGAATTGGGGTTATATTGATATCGGTTAAATTCATTGAGACTTGCGCTTTGCCATATTCTTCAATATACCAACCTATAGCTTTAACATTTTTCAGCAAGCCGGGTACCATCTCCGACGTGCCATCTGCATTTTTTATCTTCCGGCCCGATTCTCTTATCTCTGCAGCAATATCAGCTGCAACAGCAACAGATGAACTACCAAGATTAACGTTATAGGCTATCAAAAAATTACGGGCACCAATAACAGTGGCACCGCGTTTAGGATCATTTTCTGCCGGGCCAAAATCGGGCTTCCATTGCGGCAGTTTGATCTTTTTGAAAAAACCCTCATACTCGCCCGCCCTAATTACAGAAAGATTGCTGCGACTTTTGTTAGGTTGCGAATATTCATACAAGTAAACAGGAATTTGCAGTTCATCCCCTACCCTACGCGCTAATTGTTCAGCATACTTAGCGGTTTCAGTAAGAGTGATGTTTTTCAATGGAATTAAAGGGCAAACATCGGTAGCACCCATGCGTGGATGCTCGCCTTTTTGGCAACGCATATCTATTAATTCGCCGGCTTTTTTGATGGCTAAAAACGCCGCTTCAACAACTGCCGCCGGTTCACCTGCAAAAGTGA
It encodes the following:
- a CDS encoding cytidine deaminase, whose amino-acid sequence is MTEHEIKIAFKEYDSVEELNPTEQKLCLEAVGALATSHSPYSKFKVGTALLLKSGKILHASNQENVAYPSGLCAERVALFYWGSSHADDPVVAMAVTAQTDEFRLLKPVTSCGACLQVMAECEKRQNSPFKMLLYCIDGPVWVIDGVASLMPFMFFEERLSQAL
- a CDS encoding DNA topoisomerase IV, which codes for MAETSNYDDDSIRSLDWKEHIRLRPGMYIGKLGDGSAYDDGVYVLLKEIVDNSIDEFVMGSGRTIEVNMSDHKVSVRDYGRGIPLGKVIDCVSKINTGGKYDSKAFQKSVGLNGVGTKAVNALSNYFTVQSYRDGRTKIAEFEKGELTRDEPEKETSQRNGTAINFIPDDTIFRHYRFIPEFVENMIWNYVFLNSGLTLNFNGKKYLSERGLYDLLVRNADAENLRYPIIHLKGHDIEIAMTHGQSYGEEYYSFVNGQNTTQGGTHQAAFREAVVKTIREFYDKDYDAADIRASIVAAIAIKVQEPVFESQTKTKLGSQNVGPDGPSVRTFIGDFVKRELDNYLHKNPATADSLKARILQSERERKDIAGIKKLANDRAKKASLHNRKLRDCKIHFDDNHERKQDTTLFITEGDSASGSITKSRDVQTQAVFSLKGKPLNCFGLTKKVVYENEEFNLLQHALNIEDGIDNLRYNNIVVATDADVDGMHIRLLLMTFFLQFFPDLVKAGHVSILQTPLFRVRNKKETIYCYSDEERRNAIAKLGNKPEITRFKGLGEISPDEFGLFIGKDIRLDPVFLKDANIKALLEYFMGKNTPTRQQHIVNNLRVEKDDERVNPLVAEHLDSVELPVAV
- a CDS encoding glucosamine-6-phosphate deaminase; translation: MARLNLLEETRYEKLPVSVYADQKTASVAVAARIAKLIRDKQAAGQHTVLGLATGVTPIGVYAELIRLHKEEGLSFRDVITFNLDEYFPMKPDAVQSYVTFMHEHLFNHIDIDKSSVHIPDGTLAQEDVAAFCLDYERQISELGGLDLQLLGIGRTGHIGFNEPGSAPNSGTRLVTLDDLTRRDASRDFGGKQNVPTKAITMGVGTIFKAREIILMAWSAKKAPIVAKAVEGEISGDVPATFLQLSEHVEFVLDEGAASGLTRFDTPWLVKDCVWDNTLIKKAVIWLSGTVGKPILKLTEEDYNNHGMAQLAVEQGPVYDINIDIFNQIQHTITGWPGGKPGADDSQRPERAEPARKRSIVFSPHPDDDVISMGGTFIRLVDQGHDVHVAYQTSGNTAVWDDDVLRYVEFAIDFKNSVGEDTAELKKLYDEMRHFIENKLPNQIDTQEIRNVKGFIRKTEAISGARFSGVPDSNIHFQALPFYETGKTKKNAVGEEDIKLTMELLQKIKPHQVFAAGDFADPNGTHIVCFNVILEALTRLKETEDWVKDCWMWLYRGAWHEFATHEIEMAVPLSPAEVLRKRSAIFKHQSQKDRPVFPGDDEREFWVRAEDRNRETAICYDKLGMAEYAAMEAFVRYHY
- a CDS encoding glutamate formimidoyltransferase; protein product: MNQIIECVPNFSEGINREAIGEIAAAIQSVAGVKLLNVDPGMAANRTVITFAGEPAAVVEAAFLAIKKAGELIDMRCQKGEHPRMGATDVCPLIPLKNITLTETAKYAEQLARRVGDELQIPVYLYEYSQPNKSRSNLSVIRAGEYEGFFKKIKLPQWKPDFGPAENDPKRGATVIGARNFLIAYNVNLGSSSVAVAADIAAEIRESGRKIKNADGTSEMVPGLLKNVKAIGWYIEEYGKAQVSMNLTDINITPIHIVFDQVSNVAEKIGVEVTGSELIGLMPLHSIVEAGRYFADKNNLKEELKEDKLIQIAVDSMGLNELGPFNPQERIIEYLLD